The following are encoded together in the Roseobacter denitrificans OCh 114 genome:
- a CDS encoding ABC transporter permease, protein MLKWLNSRASETQVTHGQRLWLYVFAVIVMLLLVAPTLIVIPMSFSESQYLEFPPETWSLRWYRNYFGSPEWMQATATSLKAAVLTMLVATPVGVFAAYGLHTSRVRFVRLAYLMLITPMMVPVVLVAIGAFYVFVQIKLLYTLTGLVLAHSVLALPLVVIVTGSALKSYDMNQELAARSLGAPRWKAFLTITVPQIRFAIVTAALLAFLTSFDEVVVAMFISGGDNPTLTRNMFNALRDQIDPTIAAISTIMIIITSLMMILAQIFGRNPSDK, encoded by the coding sequence ATGCTGAAGTGGTTGAACAGCCGCGCCTCTGAGACCCAGGTCACGCATGGTCAGCGCCTGTGGCTCTATGTTTTTGCCGTGATCGTGATGCTGCTTTTGGTGGCACCGACGCTCATCGTCATCCCGATGTCATTCTCGGAATCCCAATATCTGGAATTCCCGCCTGAAACATGGTCCTTGCGCTGGTATCGCAACTATTTCGGCTCACCTGAATGGATGCAGGCCACGGCCACATCGCTCAAGGCGGCGGTTCTGACCATGCTGGTGGCGACGCCGGTCGGGGTGTTTGCCGCCTATGGCTTGCATACCTCCCGCGTGCGCTTTGTGCGGCTGGCCTATCTGATGCTGATCACCCCGATGATGGTGCCGGTGGTGTTGGTGGCGATCGGTGCATTTTATGTCTTTGTTCAGATCAAACTGCTTTATACCCTCACCGGCCTTGTTCTGGCGCATTCGGTGCTGGCTTTGCCGCTCGTGGTGATCGTGACGGGTTCTGCGCTCAAGAGCTATGACATGAATCAGGAACTTGCCGCGCGCAGCCTTGGGGCGCCGCGGTGGAAGGCGTTCTTGACCATCACCGTCCCGCAAATCCGCTTTGCCATCGTGACGGCGGCGCTCTTGGCGTTCCTGACGTCCTTTGACGAGGTGGTGGTGGCAATGTTCATTTCGGGCGGGGACAACCCGACCCTGACGCGCAACATGTTCAACGCGCTGCGTGATCAGATCGACCCGACGATTGCCGCGATCTCAACGATCATGATCATCATTACCTCTCTGATGATGATCCTTGCGCAGATCTTTGGGCGCAACCCGTCGGATAAGTAG
- a CDS encoding ABC transporter permease, producing the protein MTDASLDPHQCEGLRRDGALERLKLFGLSSPALLMVLVVLVIPLGWLFYVSFIGADGQFSLENYERMIKRKSYSRIFVTTFQVSLLTTGLCILIGYPLAYFMSQLPNRWANLALITVLVPFWTSLLVRTYAWLVLLQKQGLVNQWAISLGLWDEPIKMVHNMTGTLIGMVHIMLPFLILPVYNAMKAIDHDYLKAAANLGASPRRAFWTVFFPLSIPGLLAGSLMVFILCLGFFVTPAVLGGGKVIMVSMKIVSNIELFVNWGAASALGVVLLVLTVGILWLASRFVNLRSVTGGGH; encoded by the coding sequence ATGACTGACGCGTCCCTCGATCCCCATCAATGCGAAGGCTTGCGGCGGGACGGCGCGCTGGAGCGGCTGAAGCTCTTTGGTCTCAGTTCGCCTGCGCTGTTGATGGTGCTGGTTGTTCTGGTAATCCCGTTGGGGTGGCTGTTCTATGTCTCCTTCATCGGGGCGGACGGGCAATTTTCGCTGGAAAACTACGAACGCATGATCAAGCGCAAATCCTATTCCAGGATTTTCGTGACGACCTTTCAGGTCAGCCTGCTGACCACGGGCTTGTGCATTCTGATCGGCTATCCTCTGGCCTATTTCATGTCACAACTGCCAAACCGCTGGGCAAACCTTGCCTTGATCACGGTGCTGGTGCCGTTCTGGACATCGCTGTTGGTGCGGACATATGCGTGGCTGGTGCTTTTGCAAAAGCAGGGGCTGGTCAACCAATGGGCCATTTCGCTGGGGCTTTGGGACGAGCCGATCAAGATGGTTCACAATATGACGGGCACCCTAATCGGAATGGTGCATATCATGCTGCCTTTCCTGATCCTGCCCGTCTACAACGCGATGAAGGCGATTGACCACGACTACCTCAAGGCCGCCGCCAATCTCGGCGCGAGCCCACGCCGCGCGTTCTGGACGGTGTTCTTTCCGCTGTCGATCCCGGGGCTGTTGGCCGGGTCGTTGATGGTGTTCATCTTGTGCCTTGGGTTCTTTGTAACCCCTGCCGTTCTTGGCGGCGGCAAGGTGATCATGGTGTCGATGAAGATCGTGTCCAATATCGAGTTATTCGTGAACTGGGGCGCTGCGAGCGCGCTGGGTGTTGTGCTTCTGGTGTTGACGGTCGGCATCCTTTGGCTGGCGTCGCGTTTCGTCAACCTGCGCAGTGTAACGGGGGGCGGGCATTGA
- the potA gene encoding ABC transporter ATP-binding protein has protein sequence MNNALPITARHVTKTYGSVHALDDVSLDVKSGEFLTLLGPSGSGKTTLLMVLAGFTRPDSGSLKFGDEEVIRTAPHLRGVGMVFQNYALFPHMTVAGNVGYPLRLRKTPAAEIARRVEEALETVQLGGFGARRIDQLSGGQKQRVALARSIVFEPRILLMDEPLSALDKKLRDQMQIELRSLHEKLGMTTVYVTHDQREALTMSDRIAVVNHGKIMQLATPRQLYDFPANRFVADFIGDSTFLPVERRGNQITYAGMALKYAGDVPSAGPLLLMIRPERLRLAAASETANVFQASVSNVVYQGDSYLMYATLADGTDISLRGGVRGDIVAHLPSVGDPVALSLEAADTVLISADD, from the coding sequence TTGAACAACGCACTGCCCATCACGGCCCGGCATGTGACCAAAACCTACGGGTCGGTGCATGCGCTTGATGACGTGTCGCTGGATGTCAAAAGCGGCGAATTCCTGACCCTGCTGGGGCCATCGGGTTCCGGGAAAACCACGCTGTTGATGGTTCTGGCGGGGTTCACACGTCCCGACAGCGGCAGTCTGAAATTCGGCGACGAAGAGGTCATCCGCACCGCCCCCCACCTGCGCGGTGTGGGCATGGTGTTTCAGAACTATGCGCTCTTTCCGCATATGACCGTGGCCGGGAATGTGGGCTATCCGCTCAGGCTGCGTAAAACACCTGCGGCTGAAATCGCGCGGCGGGTCGAAGAGGCACTGGAGACGGTGCAACTGGGCGGTTTCGGGGCGCGGCGCATTGATCAACTCTCCGGCGGGCAAAAACAGCGCGTCGCACTGGCGCGTTCCATCGTGTTTGAGCCGCGCATCCTGTTGATGGACGAACCCCTGTCTGCGCTGGATAAAAAACTGCGCGATCAGATGCAGATCGAATTGCGCAGCCTGCACGAAAAGCTGGGCATGACGACCGTCTATGTGACCCATGATCAGCGGGAAGCGCTGACGATGTCGGACCGCATTGCGGTGGTAAACCACGGCAAGATCATGCAACTGGCCACGCCACGGCAGCTCTATGATTTTCCGGCCAACCGGTTCGTGGCGGATTTCATTGGTGATTCCACCTTTTTGCCGGTGGAGCGGCGGGGCAATCAGATCACATATGCCGGGATGGCGCTGAAATACGCGGGCGATGTGCCATCTGCAGGGCCGCTGCTGTTGATGATCCGCCCGGAACGGCTGCGCCTTGCTGCGGCATCTGAGACTGCGAATGTTTTTCAGGCCAGCGTGTCCAATGTCGTTTATCAGGGCGACAGCTACCTGATGTATGCAACGCTTGCCGATGGCACCGACATCAGCCTGCGGGGCGGTGTCCGTGGCGATATCGTCGCGCATTTGCCAAGCGTTGGTGATCCGGTCGCCCTGTCGCTTGAAGCGGCCGATACTGTGTTGATCAGCGCTGATGACTGA
- a CDS encoding polyamine ABC transporter substrate-binding protein: MKRTLGLTLAATLLSTAAHAQEKTVTVASWGGSYQEAQSKALFEPAAANTGIVVKQETYGGMSDVRLQVSSGAVSLDIVASGSGSAARAAAEGLLEKLDYSVIDVSNFYEGLYTDYCVGGDVFSTVYAWNTQTYGDDGPQSWADFFDVEKFPGKRAYRNRVAGALEPAMMALGVAPEDVYKELDSEEGIERALDKIRELKPNIDVFWSSGAQQAQLMKDGEVDMTTGWNGRFDNAAKDGAQVKYSFNQALLDYDCFAIPLGAPNKDVAMEFLAEISKPEYQDDLPTYITYGPTNKAAYETGVITAEMAAGLPSSPENAAMQLPVSLEWYAKWETIADEMYQEMLTE; this comes from the coding sequence ATGAAAAGAACACTTGGTTTGACACTGGCCGCAACATTGCTGAGCACCGCCGCGCATGCACAGGAAAAGACCGTTACGGTTGCATCGTGGGGCGGGTCATATCAGGAGGCGCAAAGCAAAGCGCTCTTTGAACCGGCGGCTGCAAACACGGGCATCGTGGTGAAACAGGAAACCTATGGCGGCATGTCTGACGTGCGCCTGCAGGTTTCATCCGGTGCCGTGTCCCTTGATATTGTGGCCAGCGGGTCAGGTTCTGCCGCGCGTGCCGCTGCTGAGGGGCTTCTGGAGAAGCTTGATTACAGCGTGATTGATGTCTCGAATTTCTACGAGGGCCTCTACACGGATTACTGTGTCGGTGGGGATGTGTTTTCCACCGTCTATGCGTGGAACACGCAAACCTACGGCGATGACGGCCCACAAAGCTGGGCGGACTTTTTCGATGTGGAAAAATTCCCGGGAAAGCGTGCGTATCGCAACAGGGTCGCCGGCGCGCTTGAGCCTGCCATGATGGCGCTGGGCGTGGCACCTGAGGATGTTTACAAGGAGCTGGATTCTGAAGAAGGGATCGAACGCGCGCTGGACAAAATCCGCGAGCTCAAGCCGAACATCGACGTGTTCTGGTCCTCCGGTGCACAACAGGCACAGCTTATGAAGGACGGTGAGGTTGACATGACCACCGGCTGGAACGGGCGGTTTGACAATGCCGCCAAGGACGGTGCGCAGGTCAAATACAGCTTCAATCAGGCGCTGTTGGATTACGACTGTTTTGCAATCCCGCTTGGTGCGCCCAACAAGGATGTGGCGATGGAATTCCTCGCCGAGATCTCAAAACCTGAGTATCAGGATGATCTGCCTACCTACATTACCTACGGTCCCACCAATAAAGCCGCCTATGAAACCGGTGTGATCACGGCGGAAATGGCGGCGGGCCTGCCATCCTCGCCTGAAAATGCCGCGATGCAGCTGCCGGTTTCGTTGGAATGGTACGCAAAGTGGGAAACCATCGCGGATGAGATGTATCAGGAAATGCTGACTGAGTGA
- a CDS encoding NAD(P)/FAD-dependent oxidoreductase, with protein MASITVFGRECKDSSFWLDGLPALPVLPDTPLKTVDVAIIGSGYTGMHAAIETARAGRSTMVLDAQDPGWGCSTRNGGQISTSIKPSLEKLTAKYGAARARAIRKEGEAALEWIGDFVATEGLACDFLRSGRYHAAHTPAHYEEIARGAETLNRTEGIEAFAVPRQEQRRELGSDTYHGGVVYPRHAAINPAKYHRGLLALAQAAGAHIVGHCAVTQIRRDASGFVLATAKGQVCARDVVVATNGYTGGVTPWLQRRVIPIGSYVIATEPLPRDLVRELFPTFRIASDTRKVIYYYRPSPDGTRVLFGGRVSANEADAAVSGPKLFADMCRIFPQLAPYGITHSWTGQVAYTFDELAHTGTHDGVHYAMGYCGSGVSMASYLGKRLGQKVLGKPEGVTAFDGLTHPTRPFYTGKPWFLPATVAWYRRQDRIESERAAASS; from the coding sequence ATGGCGTCGATCACGGTGTTCGGGCGGGAGTGCAAGGACAGTTCGTTCTGGCTTGACGGCTTGCCAGCGCTGCCTGTCTTGCCGGATACACCGCTGAAAACTGTCGATGTTGCCATCATCGGTTCGGGATACACGGGCATGCATGCGGCCATCGAAACGGCGCGGGCGGGGCGTTCGACCATGGTTCTGGATGCGCAAGACCCCGGCTGGGGGTGCAGCACTAGAAACGGCGGCCAGATCAGCACCAGCATCAAACCGTCCCTCGAAAAGCTGACGGCCAAATACGGGGCGGCGCGCGCGCGCGCGATCCGCAAGGAGGGGGAGGCCGCACTTGAATGGATCGGTGATTTCGTTGCGACGGAGGGGCTTGCGTGCGATTTCCTGCGCAGCGGCCGGTATCATGCCGCACATACGCCCGCCCATTACGAAGAAATCGCGCGCGGTGCAGAAACCCTGAACCGGACAGAAGGGATCGAGGCCTTTGCCGTGCCCCGTCAAGAACAGCGCCGCGAGCTTGGATCGGACACCTACCATGGAGGTGTGGTCTACCCGCGCCATGCGGCCATCAATCCGGCGAAATACCATCGCGGCCTGTTGGCTTTGGCGCAGGCAGCCGGGGCGCATATCGTCGGGCATTGTGCGGTAACTCAAATCAGGCGAGACGCTTCCGGTTTTGTACTCGCGACCGCAAAAGGGCAGGTGTGCGCGCGCGATGTGGTCGTGGCAACCAACGGCTACACAGGCGGCGTGACCCCGTGGTTGCAGCGCCGCGTCATTCCGATTGGCAGCTATGTGATCGCAACGGAACCCTTGCCGCGGGACCTCGTGCGCGAGCTTTTCCCGACCTTCCGGATCGCCAGCGATACGCGCAAGGTCATCTATTATTATCGCCCGTCACCGGATGGCACACGCGTGCTCTTTGGAGGGCGTGTGTCTGCCAATGAAGCCGATGCCGCAGTCAGCGGGCCAAAACTCTTTGCCGATATGTGTCGGATCTTTCCACAACTTGCGCCATACGGGATCACCCATTCATGGACAGGGCAGGTGGCCTATACGTTCGATGAACTTGCTCACACCGGCACGCATGATGGGGTGCATTATGCCATGGGCTACTGTGGGTCGGGTGTTTCCATGGCCAGCTATCTGGGCAAACGGCTGGGGCAAAAGGTCCTCGGCAAGCCGGAAGGGGTAACGGCCTTTGATGGTCTGACGCACCCGACGCGCCCGTTTTATACCGGGAAGCCGTGGTTCCTGCCTGCGACCGTTGCATGGTATCGCAGACAGGACCGGATTGAGAGTGAACGTGCCGCTGCATCATCTTAG
- a CDS encoding LysR family transcriptional regulator has translation MKLRHMEVFNALIEAGSVSRAAEKLNLTQPAVSIALSNFEADLGFRLFHRERGFFTPTTEAMLLHEEVMKGLQAISLVEQRAAGILSGQTGHISIATNGVLAFNFLPQLLASFQRDHPNIKTDIKVHSSRQIATWVAGHQIDIGLIDLPVPVAGLHAEIFNFECVCAVHKDDPLAAQEVIHPTSLAGRSVVSITGDHQIDRQLETLLADSNTVITRNATAYYFAIARNLVAAGDYVAILDPINGKADLQDNVVWRPFVPRIDNDLAVITAKGLPLGRAVLEMHTRIRSALMQRAA, from the coding sequence ATGAAGCTCCGGCACATGGAAGTGTTCAACGCCTTGATCGAGGCAGGTTCCGTGTCCCGCGCGGCTGAAAAGCTCAACCTGACGCAACCCGCCGTCAGCATCGCGCTCAGTAACTTCGAGGCAGACCTCGGGTTTCGTCTGTTTCACCGCGAACGCGGGTTTTTCACGCCAACGACCGAAGCGATGCTGCTGCATGAAGAGGTCATGAAGGGCTTGCAGGCGATTTCGCTGGTGGAACAGCGCGCGGCAGGCATTCTTTCAGGCCAGACCGGTCACATCAGCATCGCGACGAATGGTGTGCTCGCGTTCAACTTTCTGCCGCAACTGCTGGCGTCGTTCCAACGAGATCACCCCAATATCAAGACGGATATCAAGGTCCATTCCTCGCGCCAGATCGCCACTTGGGTTGCCGGTCATCAGATCGATATCGGCCTCATTGACCTGCCTGTGCCGGTGGCGGGGCTTCATGCGGAAATCTTCAACTTTGAATGTGTCTGCGCGGTTCACAAGGACGACCCGCTTGCCGCGCAGGAGGTGATACACCCCACGTCCCTTGCCGGGCGCTCCGTTGTCAGCATTACCGGCGATCACCAGATTGACCGTCAGCTTGAAACGCTTCTGGCCGACAGCAACACCGTCATCACACGCAACGCCACCGCCTATTACTTTGCAATTGCGCGCAACCTCGTGGCTGCCGGCGACTATGTCGCGATCCTTGACCCGATCAACGGCAAGGCGGATTTGCAGGACAATGTTGTGTGGCGTCCGTTCGTTCCGCGCATCGACAATGACCTCGCCGTGATCACCGCAAAGGGGCTGCCGCTCGGCCGCGCGGTCCTGGAAATGCATACCCGCATCCGCTCAGCGCTCATGCAACGCGCCGCATGA
- a CDS encoding dimethylsulfonioproprionate lyase family protein, with protein sequence MTGARTPTARAAGRLVAFMQTAAAVVRRHDIEIARRISAALAVDQSHPPTLPPATVPACHILPELLSDPQSDLMSHLAGCRDDLHWRQAGFGKLPEPAAQKLAVTELIGPNGMFPAPDIRIGLLIQTGGFHYPKHQHAAAELYLILKGTACWGIEDEPPGPRAPGDFVHHKSQQPHRIITSDEPLLALWGWVGDIDGASYSV encoded by the coding sequence ATGACAGGCGCGCGCACACCCACTGCGCGCGCCGCTGGCCGGCTGGTCGCATTCATGCAGACCGCAGCCGCAGTGGTCCGCCGCCATGACATCGAAATTGCCCGCCGCATCAGTGCCGCACTGGCTGTGGATCAATCACACCCGCCCACATTGCCCCCGGCAACCGTCCCAGCCTGTCACATCTTGCCTGAGCTACTGTCAGACCCGCAGTCCGATCTCATGTCGCATCTGGCCGGCTGTCGCGACGATTTGCATTGGCGGCAGGCGGGGTTTGGAAAACTGCCTGAGCCAGCGGCGCAAAAGCTCGCGGTCACCGAATTGATCGGCCCAAACGGCATGTTTCCAGCCCCCGATATACGGATTGGCCTGTTGATACAGACGGGTGGTTTTCACTACCCCAAACACCAGCACGCCGCAGCGGAGTTGTATCTGATCCTCAAAGGCACCGCTTGCTGGGGCATCGAGGATGAACCGCCCGGCCCCCGGGCACCGGGTGATTTCGTGCACCATAAATCACAGCAGCCGCACAGGATCATCACGTCGGATGAGCCATTGCTCGCACTATGGGGCTGGGTCGGTGATATTGATGGCGCTTCTTACTCGGTCTGA
- a CDS encoding helix-turn-helix domain-containing protein, producing the protein MLPIPAFVALVLAYLAVRRFLAQGRPVLVIFLLACAVQSCLVALVHGYGVEWLRPVLPVSAVAIPPLAWIAFQDALIARLPGHKLFLHAAAPAFALFCRLFAPETLDVVVPAIFAGYGAAILWRISTFSDMPLARLEAAEMPAMIWKVLGWALIGSALSDVLIALAFMTGHDGWTGWMITASSSLALLLLGLLSGSAAASGAETDVAAPRAVPAQAFTEEDHAILKRLEGFLSREPLHLDPNLNLTRLARRLHLPEKRLSAAVNRATGSNVSRYINAWRIRHACRLIEAGSSVTDAMLGSGFNTKSNFNREFRRVTGVAPSAWRGGADAAPAVTEISRSRKSM; encoded by the coding sequence ATGTTGCCCATACCCGCCTTCGTGGCGCTTGTTCTTGCCTATCTTGCTGTGCGTCGTTTCCTTGCGCAGGGCAGGCCGGTGCTGGTCATATTTTTGCTGGCCTGTGCCGTGCAATCCTGTCTCGTGGCGCTGGTCCATGGGTATGGTGTGGAATGGTTGCGTCCGGTCCTGCCGGTGAGTGCGGTTGCGATCCCGCCATTGGCATGGATAGCCTTTCAGGATGCCTTGATCGCGCGCTTGCCGGGGCACAAGCTGTTCCTGCATGCTGCTGCACCGGCCTTTGCGCTGTTCTGTCGCCTCTTTGCCCCCGAAACGCTGGATGTGGTCGTGCCGGCGATCTTTGCGGGCTACGGCGCTGCGATCCTCTGGCGCATCAGCACATTTTCCGACATGCCGCTCGCACGGCTGGAGGCCGCAGAAATGCCCGCCATGATCTGGAAAGTCCTCGGTTGGGCGCTGATCGGTTCTGCTCTCAGTGATGTTCTGATCGCGCTGGCTTTCATGACCGGTCACGACGGCTGGACGGGCTGGATGATCACCGCCTCGTCATCGCTCGCGCTGTTGTTGCTGGGCTTGCTCAGCGGCAGCGCGGCAGCATCTGGTGCGGAAACCGATGTGGCCGCGCCGCGCGCAGTGCCCGCGCAGGCGTTTACGGAGGAGGATCATGCAATCCTGAAGCGCCTCGAAGGGTTCCTGTCGCGAGAGCCTTTGCATCTGGACCCGAATCTGAACCTGACGCGCCTTGCACGGCGTTTGCATCTGCCGGAAAAGCGGCTGTCCGCAGCCGTCAACCGCGCCACGGGGTCCAACGTTTCACGCTATATCAATGCCTGGCGCATCCGCCATGCCTGTCGCCTGATTGAAGCAGGGTCCTCCGTCACCGATGCGATGCTGGGGAGTGGCTTCAATACCAAATCCAACTTTAACCGGGAGTTTCGCCGCGTGACCGGGGTTGCGCCATCTGCGTGGCGGGGTGGCGCGGATGCAGCACCTGCCGTGACAGAAATATCTAGATCGCGCAAATCCATGTGA
- a CDS encoding alpha/beta hydrolase family protein: MKRIALLSLLSLSHAYAAAADMLPGYDRFDLFAAHRATPVAASIWYPAANPTYRAPVGDGPIFEPSFAFIGPAVAQGQHPLVLLSHGSGGNAQTLGWLASGLVDRGAMVLAVNHPGSTSGDSSPRRSVDLEARASDLSAALDMILADPAFARHIDRDRISTVGFSLGGATSLGLAGVRFIGAWQDENCATEPEAADCTFFQLGGVRFADYPGFDADTRDRRISGAVIIDPGFGGSADPASLATALPGITLINLGDADRLAAADVGPNGNDLARRLPDARYIEIASAHHFTFLSTCKTGAVQMLEEEGEDPICTDPAGVDRAATHALLIDAIADGLGY, translated from the coding sequence ATGAAACGTATCGCACTCTTGTCGCTTTTGTCCTTGTCGCACGCATATGCCGCCGCGGCGGATATGCTGCCCGGTTATGACCGGTTTGATCTGTTCGCGGCCCATCGCGCGACCCCGGTTGCAGCGTCGATCTGGTATCCTGCGGCCAATCCAACCTACCGCGCCCCTGTCGGGGACGGCCCGATTTTCGAGCCGAGCTTTGCCTTTATTGGTCCTGCGGTTGCGCAGGGCCAACACCCGCTTGTCCTGCTGTCCCACGGGTCGGGCGGCAATGCGCAAACGCTGGGCTGGCTGGCAAGCGGTCTGGTGGATCGCGGGGCGATGGTGCTTGCGGTCAATCATCCCGGCTCCACCAGCGGGGACAGCTCACCGCGCCGCTCTGTCGATCTTGAAGCGCGTGCCTCCGATCTGTCGGCAGCGCTGGACATGATCCTTGCGGATCCTGCCTTCGCGCGCCACATCGACCGGGACAGGATCAGCACCGTTGGTTTCTCGCTTGGGGGGGCGACGTCGCTTGGGCTGGCCGGGGTGCGATTCATCGGCGCATGGCAGGATGAAAACTGCGCAACGGAGCCAGAGGCCGCCGATTGCACCTTTTTCCAGCTCGGGGGTGTGCGGTTTGCCGACTATCCCGGCTTTGACGCAGATACCCGCGACCGGCGCATCAGCGGCGCGGTGATCATCGACCCGGGGTTTGGCGGCTCCGCTGACCCTGCCAGCCTCGCCACTGCGCTGCCCGGCATCACGTTGATCAATCTGGGCGATGCGGATCGTCTGGCGGCGGCCGATGTAGGGCCAAATGGCAATGATCTGGCCCGACGCTTGCCCGATGCCCGTTACATCGAAATCGCTTCAGCGCATCATTTCACCTTTTTGAGCACCTGCAAAACGGGGGCCGTCCAAATGCTGGAAGAGGAAGGAGAAGACCCGATCTGCACAGACCCTGCCGGAGTTGACCGCGCAGCAACACATGCGCTTTTGATCGACGCAATTGCCGACGGGCTTGGATACTGA
- a CDS encoding LLM class flavin-dependent oxidoreductase produces MNDRMRFGIFLAPFHKPGINPTLALEQDLELVQWLDRCDYDEVWFGEHHSAGSEISASPELMIASAAPRTRRIKLGTGVVSVSYHNPLWVAEKIVQLDHLTRGRAMLGLGPGSLPTDAAMIGLSQKDTRGLLADGLDIITRLLRSDEPVNFENDRWTLKDARLHLRPYSNFDLATAAVASPTGPKLAGKYGTGLISIGATTAAGFDALALHWDVIEEEARHHKQQVDRSKWRLVGLCHIAETAEQARRDVEYGIEHWFHYFQEIAAFPQMSMPGQNAKEMIDFINDSGFGAIGTPEMCRAQIDRLWKQSNGGFGAYLMLAHNWANFDATRRSYELIAREVFPHFQGQHHSTMNAAMRAQKMRPELAAVHAKAVETAQEIYSAEKDSRGVKAAEPAE; encoded by the coding sequence ATGAACGACCGAATGCGTTTTGGAATTTTTCTGGCACCGTTTCACAAGCCCGGTATCAATCCGACACTGGCGCTGGAGCAAGACCTCGAACTGGTGCAATGGCTGGATCGATGCGACTATGATGAGGTGTGGTTTGGCGAACACCATTCCGCCGGGTCCGAGATATCCGCCAGTCCCGAACTGATGATCGCCAGTGCCGCACCGCGCACCCGGCGGATCAAGCTGGGCACGGGTGTCGTCTCCGTCAGCTATCACAACCCGCTTTGGGTCGCTGAAAAGATCGTGCAACTGGATCACCTGACACGCGGCCGCGCCATGCTGGGCCTTGGGCCCGGATCCTTGCCAACCGACGCCGCCATGATCGGGCTGAGCCAGAAAGACACCCGTGGATTGCTGGCAGATGGGCTGGACATCATCACACGTCTGTTGCGCTCTGACGAACCGGTGAACTTCGAGAACGACCGCTGGACGTTGAAAGATGCCCGCCTGCACCTGCGGCCCTATTCCAACTTTGATCTGGCCACTGCCGCCGTTGCCTCGCCAACCGGGCCGAAACTGGCCGGAAAATATGGGACCGGGTTGATTTCCATCGGGGCGACAACGGCCGCCGGGTTCGATGCCCTTGCCCTGCATTGGGACGTGATCGAGGAAGAAGCGCGCCATCACAAGCAACAGGTGGACCGCTCAAAATGGCGGCTCGTGGGCCTGTGTCATATCGCGGAAACCGCCGAACAGGCGCGCCGCGATGTGGAATACGGGATTGAACACTGGTTCCACTATTTCCAGGAAATCGCCGCCTTCCCGCAGATGTCCATGCCAGGCCAGAACGCCAAGGAGATGATTGATTTCATCAACGACAGCGGCTTTGGCGCAATCGGCACGCCGGAGATGTGCAGGGCGCAGATCGACCGTTTGTGGAAGCAATCCAACGGCGGGTTTGGTGCCTATCTGATGCTGGCGCACAACTGGGCGAACTTTGATGCCACGCGCAGAAGCTATGAGTTGATTGCACGTGAAGTCTTCCCGCACTTCCAGGGCCAGCACCACTCCACGATGAATGCCGCCATGCGGGCCCAAAAGATGCGCCCCGAACTGGCGGCGGTCCATGCCAAGGCCGTGGAAACCGCGCAGGAGATTTACTCGGCGGAGAAAGACAGCCGCGGCGTAAAAGCAGCCGAACCGGCGGAATAA
- a CDS encoding SDR family NAD(P)-dependent oxidoreductase, whose protein sequence is MMDFSGQVAVVTGGAQGIGRAVCEVLRRQGARIVIWDADEGLAQQTAAELGDDSSAIGVDISDWDSVCAARDATLAAAARIDVVVNSAGVAGMNATVEDYPVEEFAKIVAINLLGTFHVNKAVVPSMRDAKYGRIVNIASVAGKEGNPNASAYSASKAGVIGFTKSLGKELADLDIAVNCVTPAAARTRIFDQMSQEHIDYMLSRIPRARFLEVTEAAEMIAWLVSRENSFTTAGVFDLSGGRATY, encoded by the coding sequence ATGATGGATTTTTCAGGACAGGTGGCCGTTGTCACCGGCGGTGCGCAGGGGATTGGCCGCGCGGTCTGTGAAGTGTTGCGCAGGCAGGGCGCGCGCATTGTCATCTGGGATGCGGATGAGGGTCTGGCCCAGCAGACGGCCGCTGAACTGGGGGACGACAGCAGTGCGATTGGTGTCGATATTTCTGATTGGGACAGTGTCTGTGCGGCGCGCGATGCAACGCTGGCTGCTGCGGCGCGCATTGATGTCGTGGTGAATTCTGCCGGCGTTGCGGGAATGAATGCCACCGTCGAGGACTATCCGGTGGAAGAATTCGCCAAGATCGTGGCGATCAACCTGCTCGGTACGTTCCACGTCAACAAGGCGGTTGTGCCTTCCATGCGGGATGCGAAATACGGACGGATCGTCAATATCGCCTCAGTCGCAGGCAAGGAGGGGAACCCCAATGCCTCCGCCTATTCAGCGTCAAAAGCGGGTGTGATCGGTTTCACCAAATCGCTGGGCAAAGAGCTGGCAGACCTTGATATCGCGGTGAATTGCGTCACACCTGCGGCAGCGCGCACCCGTATTTTCGATCAGATGAGCCAAGAGCATATTGACTACATGCTGTCGAGAATCCCGCGCGCGCGCTTCCTTGAGGTGACTGAGGCCGCCGAGATGATCGCCTGGCTTGTGTCGCGCGAAAACAGTTTTACCACCGCTGGTGTGTTCGATCTGTCCGGCGGGCGGGCAACCTATTAA